One part of the Rutidosis leptorrhynchoides isolate AG116_Rl617_1_P2 chromosome 1, CSIRO_AGI_Rlap_v1, whole genome shotgun sequence genome encodes these proteins:
- the LOC139894374 gene encoding uncharacterized protein gives MVLYGASQVDSNNGIYPVAYAIVEQECYSSWKWFLEWLGQDLNLERNSNFTFISDRQKGLKKAVGQLYPCAEKRFPYKNHLWRCATATTVPEFEIAMNQLKEFNKDCHKWLSDISPHQWARSHFSGRDVSDVLLSIMCEIFNRWLLDARDKPIIAALEYIREYLMKRIVNILNHISKCDGPLTPAATKNFENIKEEASKCSILWNGG, from the exons atggttttgtacggggcatcacaggtgGATTCCAACAATGGCATCTATCCAGTTGCATATGCCATTGTAGAACAGGAATGCTACTCATCATGGAAGTGGTTCTTGGAGTGGTTAGGTCAAGATCTTAATCTTGAAAGGAATTCTAACTTCACCTTCATATCTGATAGACAAAAG GGCCTTAAAAAAGCTGTTGGACAGTTGTATCCATGTGCTGAGAAAAGATTTC CTTACAAAAATCATTTATGGAGGTGTGCAACTGCAACTACTGTACCAGAATTTGAGATTGCAATGAATCAATTAAAAGAATTTAACAAAGATTGTCATAAATGGTTGTCTGACATTTCTCCTCATCAATGGGCTAGGAGTCACTTTTCAG GAAGAGATGTTTCAGATGTTTTGCTAAGCATTATGTGTGAGATCTTCAATAGATGGCTTCTAGATGCTAGAGATAAACCAATAATAGCTGCTTTGGAATACATAAGAGAGTATCTAATGAAGAGGATTGTCAATATTTTAAATCATATCTCTAAATGTGATGGACCATTAACACCTGCTGCAACAAAAAACTTTGAAAATATCAAGGAAGAAGCATCTAAGTGCAGTATTTTGTGGAATGGTGGATAA